One Tubulanus polymorphus chromosome 5, tnTubPoly1.2, whole genome shotgun sequence DNA segment encodes these proteins:
- the LOC141905786 gene encoding carbonyl reductase [NADPH] 1-like gives MSKIAVVTGANKGIGFCIAEQLCEKLGPDSIVYLTARDVGRGEKAVQDLAEKGLKPKFHQLDIASVDSIRTFASFLKETHGGLDILVNNAGIAFMNDKGIPFSEQAEKTIEVNYTGLVNVCKELFPLLRPHSRVVNVSSMLIRMTLKKFSPEMHERVKSEMTMDELGAFMQEFVELAKAGTHQEKGFSNSAYSVSKIGVTKLSYIQQKLFDTDEREDIIVNACCPGFCKTDLNGHRGAKSPQDGADTPVYLALLPPGTVEPKGEHVEDRKIIKTLE, from the exons ATGTCTAAAATTGCCGTG GTAACAGGAGCAAATAAAGGAATAGGATTTTGCATAGCTGAACAGCTATGTGAGAAACTAGGCCCAGACTCCATCGTTTATCTCACTG CTAGGGATGTCGGACGTGGTGAGAAAGCCGTACAGGATCTTGCAGAAAAAGGTTTAAAACCGAAATTCCACCAGCTCGACATCGCTAGCGTCGACAGCATTAGGACATTTGCGTCCTTTCTGAAAGAAACCCACGGTGGTTTAGACATCTTGGTTAACAATGCGGGAATCGCTTTTATG AATGATAAGGGTATTCCGTTCTCGGAACAGGCGGAAAAAACTATAGAAGTGAACTATACAGGCTTAGTGAATGTATGTAAAGAGTTATTTCCCCTTCTCAGACCTCATTCAAG AGTCGTTAACGTATCCAGCATGCTCATCCGTATGACGTTGAAAAAGTTCAGTCCTGAAATGCACGAACGGGTAAAATCCGAAATGACTATGGATGAATTGGGTGCCTTCATGCAGGAATTCGTCGA ACTTGCAAAAGCGGGAACGCACCAGGAAAAAGGCTTCTCCAACTCCGCCTATTCCGTTTCGAAGATTGGAGTGACGAAATTGTCTTACATTCAACAGAAACTGTTTGACACCGATGAACGCGAGGATATCATCGTAAATGCT TGCTGTCCAGGATTCTGCAAAACAGATCTCAACGGGCATAGAGGAGCGAAGAGCCCTCAGGATG GTGCTGATACGCCCGTGTATCTAGCATTATTACCACCGGGGACTGTAGAACCGAAGGGTGAACATGTGGAGGATAGAAAGATTATCAAAACACTCGAATAA
- the LOC141905785 gene encoding protein misato homolog 1-like, which translates to MGSQTKEIVTLQLGHYSNFVGCHWWNLQEASFIYDAKEKHKKEIDNDVLFREGANLLGEITYTPRLISVDLKGSLNTLKKEGVLYTLPGEEENINWQNDITLHKSEQFVKNEFLRDLEKEEAYYHEPESIDEDDEDKEMKVEGPAEKSQVFGPKSLYNLDDDIKVWSDFLKIHLHPKTLNIVENFTHESEFSPFDVYNYGLSVYKDRGFHNQLEDRIHVFVEECDHLQGFQIMSDVHNGFGGITGSLLEEICDQYERPIFTIGAMPTVYGDTTAVQDNCRMINTMLSYISMVEQSSIMLPLSCAMNQWRKPSNYLQSPNLQYNANLSYHTSAVLAACLDTATLPLRSDTNCLDLYDLSHVLAFSGRKVANLQATFPFSLSPGEGLIDKLLRLGDNPLWYSLTPCSGSATGDVASQSVVLRGITNIKTSMTQNLPTSLKNCKSADEVLQIYLQDLYPATNSMVNAYNTACKTSKPYPHIFHPNLKTDGLIHDNFPRPINQGVDSVPVLTSLQSNSSTADMLSSLRDEVKRINIHKFAHIFLETHIDLDEYNEVIEKLENLITNYSSSEVM; encoded by the exons ATGGGTTCTCAAACGAAAGAAATTGTAACTTTACAACTCGGCCACTACTCAAACTTCGTAGGATGTCATTGGTGGAATTTACAG gaggCTTCTTTTATCTACGATGCTAaggaaaaacataaaaaagaaatcgacAATGACGTCCTTTTCAGGGAAGGCGCCAACCTTTTG GGTGAAATTACTTATACTCCAAGATTGATATCTGTGGATTTGAAAG GAAGTTTGAATACACTGAAAAAAGAGGGCGTTCTTTACACCCTACCCGGCGAAGAGGAGAACATTAATTG GCAAAATGATATAACCCTACACAAATCTGAACAATTCGTAAAGAATGAATTTCTACGAGATTTGGAAAAAGAAGAG GCTTATTATCATGAACCAGAGAGTATTGATGAGGATGACGAAGACAAAGAAATGAAAGTAGAAG GCCCTGCTGAAAAAAGCCAAGTTTTTGGTCCAAAATCATTGTACAATCTCGATGATGACATCAAAGTCTGGTCAGATTTCCTCAAAATACATCTTCACCCGAAAACCCTCAACATTGTCGAGAACTTCACACATGAAAG TGAATTTAGCCCGTTTGATGTGTATAACTATGGTTTAAGTGTGTACAAGGATCGTGGATTCCATAATCAGCTTGAAGATCGAATTCATGTCTTTGTTGAAGAATGTGATCATCTAcag GGCTTTCAGATAATGTCTGATGTACACAATGGATTCGGGGGAATAACTGGATCTTTACTTGAGGAGATTTGTGATCAATACGAACGACCAATATTTACAATCGGCGCCATGCCCACTGTTTACGGAGATACT ACGGCAGTTCAAGATAACTGTCGTATGATCAACACTATGCTATCTTATATTTCAATGGTCGAACAATCCTCAATTATGTTACCACTTTCATGTGCTATGAATCAATGGAGAAAACCGTCAAACTACTTACAATCTCCAAACCTTCAGTACAAT GCTAATTTATCATATCACACAAGTGCGGTTTTAGCCGCTTGTTTGGATACAGCCACTCTACCGCTGAGAAGTGACACTAACTGTCTAGACTTATATGATCTGTCACACGTACTTGCATTTTCTGGCCGAAAG GTCGCTAATTTACAGGCTACATTTCCATTCAGTTTATCACCGGGTGAAGGTTTAATCGATAAGCTTTTAAGACTAGGAGATAATCCTCTGTGGTATTCGTTGACACCTTGCTCGGGCAGCGCCACCGGCGACGTTGCATCACAATCAGTTGTTCTCAGAGGAATCACCAACATCAAAAc ttcaaTGACGCAAAATTTGCCGActtcattgaaaaattgtaaatcAGCTGATGAAGTTTTGCAGATTTATTTACAGGATTTGTACCCTGCAACTAACAG tatGGTGAATGCTTACAATACAGCGTGTAAAACATCTAAGCCATATCCGCATATATTCCACCCTAATCTGAAAACTGACGGATTGATTCACGACAATTTTCCAAGACCCATCAATCAAG GTGTTGATTCTGTTCCCGTGTTGACGAGTCTTCAGTCGAACTCCAGCACGGCGGACATGCTGTCATCGCTGAGAGACGAAGTTAAACGaatcaatattcataaattcgCGCACATCTTCCTAGAGACGCACATCGATTTAGACGAATACAACGAAGTTATCGAGAAATTAGAGAATTTAATTACGAATTATAGTTCCTCAGAAGTAATGTGA